A window from Ignavibacteriota bacterium encodes these proteins:
- a CDS encoding OmpA family protein, protein MKMKTIIKLKILFMILFFSSKCFAQQHVWEDSWGIGFGGIYPRFMGITTPMISEDENFGFYLELNRKFNENLSARFRPAFMHMESSYYQNLDHKIVKTNLITGSIDFTYNIFPCSFISPYILTGFGFQVFRPSGAPSKTIDKFHFRYQYDLGVGLEIYLKEYWKLFPEINYITSSHNYLEGNKERNELKGLFGTNGDSYMTFNVGVLWYFETGEKSKICEKPSGLSEIPSRVVEQNTYITNNFEAEPKEIIKTEIQQIEKINLFGVNFEFDKATFLPESYPILKHLLTVLQNHPTMEIEIHGHTDNIGTDLYNIGLSQRRANAVKNYLVANNINPNRLKTIGFGERIPIAENDTPEGRAFNRRIEVKIINTEEFNTQPSNQKNIKKDLGFINTPNVKQITQTFNNGEKLSFSNIQFEVNSDIITKHSKSILDQVKYVLTKMSDIDVEIQGHTDNDGDEYSNQFLSEKRALSVKNYLVQKGISVHRLTTAGFGESQPIADNSTKEGKAQNRRIEFQIIK, encoded by the coding sequence ATGAAAATGAAAACTATCATAAAATTAAAAATACTTTTCATGATATTATTTTTTTCAAGCAAATGCTTTGCACAACAGCATGTTTGGGAAGATTCATGGGGAATTGGATTTGGCGGTATATATCCAAGATTTATGGGAATAACTACTCCAATGATTTCTGAAGATGAAAATTTTGGTTTCTATCTTGAATTAAATAGAAAATTTAACGAAAATCTATCAGCAAGGTTTAGACCAGCATTTATGCATATGGAATCTTCATATTATCAAAATTTAGATCATAAAATTGTTAAGACAAATTTAATTACCGGAAGTATTGATTTTACTTATAACATTTTTCCATGTTCATTTATTTCACCTTATATTTTAACCGGATTTGGATTTCAAGTTTTCAGACCTTCCGGTGCTCCATCCAAAACTATTGATAAATTTCATTTTAGATATCAATATGATTTAGGTGTTGGGCTCGAAATTTATTTAAAGGAATATTGGAAATTATTTCCGGAAATAAATTATATAACTTCTTCTCATAATTATTTAGAAGGCAATAAAGAGCGAAACGAATTAAAAGGATTATTTGGAACTAACGGTGATTCTTACATGACTTTTAACGTTGGCGTTTTGTGGTATTTTGAAACGGGAGAAAAATCTAAAATTTGTGAAAAACCGTCTGGGCTTAGTGAAATACCAAGTCGTGTTGTTGAACAAAATACTTATATTACTAATAATTTTGAAGCAGAACCAAAAGAAATTATTAAAACGGAAATTCAGCAAATTGAAAAAATTAATTTGTTCGGTGTAAATTTTGAATTTGATAAAGCTACTTTTTTACCAGAATCTTATCCAATTCTTAAACATTTGTTAACTGTTTTACAAAATCATCCAACAATGGAAATTGAAATTCATGGACACACAGATAATATCGGAACTGATCTTTACAATATTGGACTTTCACAAAGACGTGCTAATGCAGTAAAAAATTATTTGGTAGCAAATAATATTAATCCAAATAGATTAAAAACTATTGGCTTTGGAGAAAGAATTCCAATTGCTGAAAATGATACTCCCGAGGGTAGAGCATTTAACAGAAGAATTGAAGTAAAAATTATTAACACTGAAGAATTTAATACTCAACCTTCAAATCAGAAAAATATAAAAAAGGATTTAGGATTTATTAATACTCCAAACGTAAAACAGATAACACAAACTTTTAATAATGGTGAAAAATTATCATTTTCAAATATTCAATTTGAAGTTAATAGCGATATTATTACTAAACATTCTAAATCAATTCTCGATCAAGTAAAATATGTCTTAACTAAAATGTCGGATATAGACGTTGAAATTCAAGGTCATACAGATAACGATGGTGATGAATATAGTAACCAATTTCTATCCGAAAAAAGAGCACTTTCGGTTAAGAATTATTTAGTGCAAAAAGGAATTTCTGTTCATAGACTTACAACTGCGGGATTTGGTGAATCACAACCAATTGCTGATAATTCAACCAAAGAAGGAAAAGCCCAAAACAGAAGAATTGAATTCCAAATAATTAAATAA
- a CDS encoding OmpA family protein, with protein MKKILLFCLFISNLFFAQTVIDDDSDSIRVYKTSWYLGGGLSYPRYMTISDKSIASHKNFGAYLTLGYNLTEHFGFRLTPSYVLLHSFYYGNFGGEIDNYVNMGAINLEALYSLLPCEIISPYVLLGYGMTYFKSTNPYLGEIRKPINDAWIGYQALLGLGAEFKFFDDLSIKAEFDYITASNNKIDGNDHINEVKGMLYSNGDSYMNLKLGAVWYFDRGERSRICEPFSIREVIREVPVEKIVVDTVYIDKVIEKAVTKRESFVLENVKFKFDKDELTEESKAILNNVANTLNRFPDEKIEILGHTDNIGSDEYNLDLSERRANSVKNYLVTRGVVADRLYTAGCGERKPVADNDTEIGRAINRRIEFSIYDGISSKCPKPEEGGIQQNESEFEKAVLNNEQVIIEGVFFKFDSDQLTPESENTLTNVANVLQKYPDANVEIQGHTDSLGNNMYNEFLSDKRAKSVKNFLVKKGINESRLTTIGYGETKPIEDNGTSYGRAVNRRIEFNIKNSSNIKVQTAKPVKTDAVADQFTTKEEKEIAQIIASGEKLVFTNIHFRTNSDIITKSSLNILDNAANVLSKMSDVNVEIQGHTDSDGSENYNQILSEKRAIAVKNYLVQKGISADRLTTKGFGETKPISDNSTKEGKAQNRRIEFEIIK; from the coding sequence ATGAAAAAAATATTGTTGTTTTGTTTATTTATTTCAAATTTATTTTTTGCTCAGACGGTTATTGACGATGACAGTGATAGTATACGTGTATATAAAACAAGTTGGTATTTGGGCGGTGGTTTAAGTTATCCACGTTATATGACAATCAGTGACAAATCAATTGCATCTCACAAAAATTTTGGAGCTTATTTAACTTTAGGTTATAATCTAACGGAACATTTTGGCTTTCGATTAACTCCTTCTTATGTTTTGTTACATTCATTTTACTATGGAAATTTTGGTGGTGAAATTGATAATTACGTTAATATGGGTGCAATAAATTTAGAAGCATTGTATTCACTTCTTCCTTGCGAAATAATATCCCCTTATGTGCTGCTTGGTTACGGAATGACTTATTTCAAATCAACAAACCCTTATTTGGGTGAGATAAGAAAACCAATAAATGATGCTTGGATTGGATACCAAGCTTTATTGGGCTTAGGTGCTGAGTTTAAATTTTTTGATGATTTAAGTATAAAAGCAGAATTTGATTATATCACAGCATCAAATAATAAAATAGATGGAAATGATCATATTAATGAAGTTAAAGGAATGCTATATAGTAACGGCGATTCCTATATGAATTTAAAACTTGGAGCAGTTTGGTATTTTGACCGAGGCGAAAGATCTAGAATTTGCGAACCGTTTAGTATTAGAGAAGTAATTAGAGAAGTTCCCGTAGAAAAAATAGTTGTAGATACTGTTTATATTGATAAAGTAATTGAAAAAGCTGTAACCAAACGCGAATCATTTGTATTGGAAAATGTAAAATTCAAATTTGATAAAGACGAGCTTACAGAGGAATCAAAAGCAATTCTGAATAATGTTGCAAATACATTAAATAGATTTCCGGATGAAAAAATTGAAATTCTAGGACATACAGATAATATCGGATCAGATGAATATAATTTGGATCTTTCCGAAAGAAGAGCTAACAGCGTAAAAAATTATTTAGTTACTCGTGGAGTTGTAGCAGATAGATTATATACTGCCGGTTGCGGCGAACGTAAGCCCGTTGCTGATAATGATACAGAAATTGGCAGAGCAATAAATAGAAGAATTGAATTTAGCATATACGATGGAATTAGTAGTAAATGTCCCAAACCAGAAGAAGGTGGAATTCAACAGAACGAAAGTGAATTTGAAAAAGCTGTTCTGAACAACGAACAAGTTATAATTGAAGGAGTATTCTTCAAATTTGATAGTGACCAATTAACTCCAGAATCAGAAAACACTTTAACAAATGTTGCAAATGTTCTGCAAAAATATCCGGATGCAAATGTAGAAATTCAAGGACATACAGACAGTTTAGGAAATAATATGTACAATGAATTTCTGTCGGATAAAAGAGCAAAATCTGTTAAAAATTTCCTCGTTAAAAAAGGAATTAACGAATCAAGATTAACCACAATCGGTTACGGCGAAACTAAACCAATTGAAGATAACGGAACCTCATACGGCAGAGCAGTAAACAGAAGAATTGAATTTAATATTAAAAATTCCAGCAATATAAAAGTTCAAACTGCAAAACCGGTAAAAACTGATGCTGTTGCTGATCAATTTACAACAAAAGAAGAGAAAGAAATTGCACAAATTATTGCAAGCGGAGAAAAATTAGTATTCACAAATATTCATTTTCGAACAAACAGTGATATAATTACAAAATCATCTTTAAACATTTTGGATAATGCCGCAAATGTTTTATCTAAAATGTCTGATGTGAATGTAGAAATCCAAGGTCATACAGATAGTGACGGATCGGAAAATTATAATCAAATTCTTTCGGAAAAGCGGGCAATTGCTGTGAAAAATTATTTAGTACAAAAAGGAATAAGTGCAGATAGACTTACTACAAAAGGATTTGGTGAAACTAAACCAATATCTGATAATTCAACCAAAGAAGGTAAAGCTCAAAATAGAAGAATTGAATTCGAAATTATAAAGTAG
- a CDS encoding insulinase family protein — translation MLDRSIKPIPTGKIQFTTPNIEKFFLENSAQVYFNKKDNLPIIQLNLIIPCGSIYNPNGKEGLSFLTSMLLDEGADNLSGFEISDKLELMGSILNINSNKEFTTISLLCLKEKFENSLEILSKIILHPNFNDDDFERQKLKLVTKNIQLEDDPSYVASNIFNKKIFKNTNYQFPSSGINSSIESITNSDIKNFHSETYLPIGSFFVIVGNIEKSNVANLLNKYFEGWKNQNRVNHNFEKIIFDKKIIAINKPEAVQSELRIGHFSKGRNSDDFYSRSLLNSILGGQFSSRINLNLREAKGFTYGANSNYNYNSLGSTFSVSTSVKSENTGDSIKEILFELNEIKNIIHQHEIDFAKSYLVRRFPSMFETYSQIASNISLLPLYNLPQNYFDTYIRKLSEVELNDVLKAAKENIDFDKLLIVVVGNLKLIEEQIAQFDEFEIEKY, via the coding sequence ATGTTAGATCGATCAATAAAACCAATACCAACCGGCAAAATACAATTTACAACTCCAAATATTGAAAAATTCTTTTTAGAAAATTCTGCTCAAGTTTATTTTAATAAAAAAGATAATCTACCCATAATTCAATTGAATTTAATTATTCCGTGCGGAAGTATTTATAATCCAAACGGCAAAGAAGGATTATCATTTTTAACATCTATGCTTCTTGATGAAGGCGCAGATAATCTATCTGGATTTGAAATTTCAGATAAGCTTGAATTAATGGGATCAATTTTAAATATAAATTCCAACAAAGAGTTTACAACAATTTCACTTTTATGTTTAAAAGAAAAGTTTGAAAATTCTTTAGAGATTTTATCTAAGATAATTTTACATCCTAATTTTAACGATGATGATTTTGAAAGACAAAAATTAAAATTGGTTACAAAAAATATTCAGCTTGAAGATGATCCATCTTATGTTGCATCAAATATTTTTAATAAGAAAATTTTTAAAAATACAAATTATCAATTTCCTTCAAGCGGAATTAATTCTTCAATTGAATCAATTACAAATTCAGATATAAAGAATTTTCATTCGGAAACTTATTTGCCAATCGGCTCTTTCTTTGTAATAGTTGGAAATATTGAAAAAAGTAATGTTGCAAATCTTTTGAATAAATATTTTGAAGGATGGAAAAATCAAAATAGAGTAAATCACAATTTTGAAAAAATTATTTTTGATAAAAAAATAATTGCAATTAATAAACCGGAAGCTGTTCAAAGCGAATTACGAATTGGTCATTTTTCTAAAGGAAGAAACTCTGATGATTTTTATTCGAGATCACTTTTAAATTCAATTTTGGGCGGACAATTTTCAAGCAGAATAAATTTAAATTTACGTGAAGCAAAAGGTTTTACTTACGGCGCAAATTCAAATTATAATTACAATTCATTAGGAAGCACTTTTTCCGTTTCAACTTCAGTCAAATCAGAAAATACTGGAGATTCAATAAAAGAAATTCTATTCGAACTAAATGAAATAAAAAATATAATTCATCAACATGAAATTGATTTTGCTAAATCTTATTTAGTGCGAAGATTTCCTTCAATGTTTGAAACTTATTCCCAAATTGCATCAAACATATCGTTGCTTCCGCTATATAATTTGCCGCAAAATTATTTTGATACTTATATTCGAAAATTAAGCGAAGTAGAATTAAATGATGTTTTGAAAGCTGCCAAGGAAAATATTGATTTTGATAAGCTATTAATTGTTGTTGTTGGAAATCTAAAATTGATTGAAGAACAGATTGCACAATTTGATGAATTTGAGATTGAAAAATATTAA
- a CDS encoding HAD hydrolase family protein: MSNSQFLRKVYKIKLVITDVDGVLTDGGLYYTSEGMVMKKFNVKDGMGTRLLKEQGIKCAIITTDTSELIKIRGERIKVDYLFLGIWDKENKMKEICEIENISPENVAFIGDDVNDLGIIREVGFSACPVDAVDEVKNLVDLVLTRKGGDGVFREFADLIIKNI; the protein is encoded by the coding sequence ATGAGTAATTCCCAATTTTTAAGAAAAGTATACAAAATAAAACTAGTAATAACCGATGTTGATGGAGTTTTAACCGATGGCGGATTATATTATACTTCCGAAGGAATGGTGATGAAAAAATTTAATGTAAAAGATGGAATGGGAACGCGTTTACTAAAAGAACAAGGAATTAAATGTGCAATTATTACAACCGATACTTCAGAATTAATAAAAATAAGAGGAGAAAGAATTAAAGTTGATTATTTATTTCTTGGCATTTGGGATAAAGAAAATAAAATGAAAGAAATTTGTGAAATTGAAAATATATCGCCGGAAAATGTTGCATTTATTGGTGATGATGTAAATGATTTGGGAATTATTAGGGAAGTAGGATTTTCCGCTTGTCCTGTAGATGCAGTTGATGAAGTAAAAAATTTAGTTGATTTGGTACTTACTCGTAAAGGTGGTGATGGAGTTTTTAGAGAATTTGCTGATTTGATTATAAAAAATATTTAG
- a CDS encoding enoyl-CoA hydratase/isomerase family protein, translating to MEFRNLIVNAEDDIVIIQINRPEKLNALNSELLEELDLLFSEIKNNNSKVIIITGTGDKSFVAGADIKELQNCNEETGKQFSLKGQKVFNKIENCGKPVIAAINGFTLGGGCELALACHIRISSSRAKFGQPEVNLGIIPGYGGTQRFTRLVNTGVAAEYILTGDLFDAEEALRIGLINKITAPEDLLTEAKIIAKKIASKSQPIINAALNSILATNNTNLQEGLIFEAEQFSKCCGTKDFKEGTTAFLEKRAPNFINE from the coding sequence ATGGAATTTAGAAATTTAATTGTTAATGCTGAAGATGATATTGTAATTATTCAAATAAATCGTCCGGAAAAATTAAATGCATTAAATAGTGAGTTATTGGAAGAATTAGATTTATTATTTTCGGAAATAAAAAATAATAATTCAAAAGTAATAATTATAACCGGAACCGGAGATAAATCTTTTGTTGCCGGCGCAGATATTAAGGAATTACAAAATTGCAATGAAGAAACCGGAAAACAATTTTCGTTAAAAGGGCAAAAAGTTTTCAATAAAATAGAAAATTGCGGAAAGCCCGTAATTGCTGCAATAAATGGATTTACATTAGGCGGCGGCTGTGAGCTTGCGTTAGCTTGTCATATTAGAATTTCAAGCAGTCGGGCAAAATTTGGTCAACCGGAAGTTAATTTAGGAATAATTCCGGGTTACGGCGGAACCCAAAGATTTACTAGGTTAGTTAATACTGGCGTTGCTGCAGAATATATTTTAACCGGAGATTTATTTGATGCTGAAGAAGCATTAAGAATTGGTTTAATAAATAAAATTACAGCTCCTGAAGATTTATTAACCGAAGCTAAAATTATTGCAAAAAAAATTGCAAGTAAAAGTCAACCAATAATAAATGCTGCACTTAATTCAATTCTCGCGACAAATAATACAAATCTACAAGAAGGATTAATTTTTGAAGCTGAGCAATTTTCTAAATGCTGCGGAACAAAAGATTTCAAAGAAGGAACTACTGCATTTTTAGAAAAGCGTGCACCAAACTTTATTAACGAATAA